The following nucleotide sequence is from Halodesulfovibrio sp. MK-HDV.
GATAAACCGACTACCGGCAAAAGCAACTATCGTGTAAAAATGCGCCGCAATAACATGGGGACACAGCTCACCATGTTTGACTGTGCGCAAACTACGCTATTTAACCTGCTTGATGCTCGAACACTTGCGTATCTGTACCGAACAGAGATTATTGATGCGCGGACTGAAACCAGCCCGTTACGTTTCTGGTATTCTCGTCTGGATACACGCAGTTCAACACTGGGGACATTCTTCCTTGAACCGGAAGTACCCTTCAAGCTCACACTTTCGGACACCGTTCTCGGTAAAAAAGTTCTTCTGTTAAATAACACTCCAGAAGATCCGCTGGGTAAGGGATACCTCATCAGCGAGTGGCCTGTTATTCCGTTTACTGAATACCATGCAGCAAAAGACATGTGGACGCTGCTCATTCCACGCATTGCAAATCTGGAAAGCAAAGGTATTCACAACGAGCGTATATCCAGTCTCTACAGCCAGGCACAACTGCTTTTAAAGCAGGCAGATGAATACTATACGCAAAAAGACTGGGTCGGTTTGCTTAACACATCCCGCGCATCACTTGCGACAGCTTCGCTTGTGTACAACGATATTGAAGGAACCCAGCGAGACGTTCTCTCCGGCGTGCTCTTCTACATTGCGCTGTTTGTACCGTTTGCCTACTGCCTTGAACGACTGCTCTTCGGGTATGCTTCCATCTATAAACGAATTCTTGCATTCCTCGGACTGCTCACAGCCACAATCCTTGTGGTCTATTTTGTACACCCTGCATTCCAACTTACATACAGCCCGCTCATTGTAATTCTAGCATTTTTCATCATTGGGCTTTCGTTCCTTGTGTCGATGATCATATTCCTCCGCTTTGAGCGAGAGATTAAGAATTTTCAGGAGCAATCGCACAATATACGAGTTTCTGAAGCGAATAAAAGTGCGACCTTTACTGCTGCGATGGCTATCGGAGTGAGTAACTTACGCCGCAGACCGTTGCGTACTGCGTTAACTATTGCAACGCTTACCATTCTGACATTTACCATTATGAACTTTACCTCTACCAAAAGCATCCGTACTGCCGGATGGGTAGAGTTCAGCAACTCTGCTCCATATTACGGATTACTGCTAAAGAACCCGAACTGGCGTGATATGCCGGTAGAAACACTGCAAATCACCACAGATTTGTTTGGAGCTGAGGGAATATTATCCCCGCGTGTATGGCTTGAAATCCAAGACAAAACACGCGCCCCGTTCCTGCCTGTGGAATATAACGGCAAGGAATCAGTAGCACGTGCACTCATCGGGCTTGCTCCTTCTGAAACAGAGATGAGTACGATAAGTAAGCATCTTATCTCCGGGTCATGGTTTGAGGAAAGTGATCAGCACGCCATTATTCTTCCTGAAGAAATTGCGACCCAGCTTGGCATAACCTACATCGGTGCAATTGCTCCTGAAGTTCTCTTTTGGGGGATACCTTACACCGTACGTGGCATCATAAAGAACAAAGCACTGGCCGAAAGTAAAGATCTTGATGGCGAGCCAATCACGCCGATCATTTACCCTAACATTGCCGCTTCCGACCTAAGTGATACTGAGGCTGAAGCACTCAATCGAGGGGAAGACCTCTTACGTTACGAAAGCCGGTACGAACATATAAGTGGCGCACGCACCGTTATTATTCCTGCACGAACACTTTTATCCGAAGGCGGCTCACTTAAAGCTGTCGCCATTAAAACAGGGAAAGATAAACCGGACGATGTAAACCATGGTCTGCTAAATCTCGGCTACCGCTTCGGTATGCTTATATTCAGCGGCACCACTTCTGGTACATATCTGTACTATGCCTCTAATTTTATCAGCTACAGTGGTCTTTCCACTATCCTGATTCCTATTGGCATTGCTGTACTGATTGTTCTGAACACTATGATCGGTTCAGTGTATGAACGCCGCGGTGAAATCGGCGTTTACACATCTGTCGGACTGGCACCGTCCCACGTGGCTTTCCTCTTTGTCGCAGAATCTCTAGCCTTTGCGGTCATCAGCGCAGTGTTCGGTTATCTCATAGCGCAAACGGTGTCCGGCTTTATGTCCGGCACGGAGCTGTGGGCTGGCATGACTGCTAACTATTCCTCCACTGCCGGTGTTATGGCTATGTTGCTCATCATAATTGTTGTGCTCATATCCTCCATCTACCCTTCCAGAATTGCGTCAGAAATTGCCATTCCGGATGTCACACGAGCATGGAAACTGCCAAAACCGGAAGGCGATGTTATGCGCATCGAATTGCCATTCCTTGTAAGAAGCTCTGAACAGGCCTTCGCCGGAGGCTTCCTGTACGAGTACTACCATGGACACGCGGACATATCGCATGGGGACTTCTCAACTGAAGACATCACATGCTCTTTCCTGCCGCCCGATGATCTTGTTGAAAAAGGACTCATACCAGACGCAGTACAGCAGGATGCCGCAGGTGACGCATGTCTTACTTTCGATTTTAAAACGTGGCTTGCCCCGTTTGACTTTGGTGTACGCCAAAATGTGCAGCTTATCATGTGTCCTTCTGAATCGCATCACGGTTTCAAAGAAATTCATGTAATCCTGACCCGCGAAGCAGGAGAAAAACGCGTCTGGCAAAATCTGAATAAGCCATTCCTGCATGGTCTGCGGAAACAACTTCTTGTATGGCGTTCTATCGAAAAAGGCTCACGCAAAAGCTATGAAGATGACTTTAAAACTGCCTTTGCTGAAACAGGAAAAGAGATTCCGCATACAGCGATGGAGACCAAAGGAGACAGCGCATGAATACATTACGACTCCCCGCTCTAGCCTTTGCCATTCTTCTCGGCATACTCATGTGCGCAGCAGGGCCATTCAATACCGCATGGCTTGGCGGTACACCGCTTGGTGGTGGACATTTTCCACTTGCACCGTTTTTCATCTCATTCTTTTTATTTATTGGCACAGCAATTATTGCCACATCAACAAACACAAAACCTATACTGAATGGTACTGAGCAACTTGTCACATGGCTCTTTATGGTCATCGGTATAGGTATCGGATATTCCGGACTGGCAGAATCATTCTTCCTTAATATTACTGCACCGGTTTATTACCAGACTGGTGGATACGGCTGGGTAAAAACACTCACTCCTTACCTTCCAGACTCATGGTATATGAACGACCCTTCCGTGGTGAAACCGTTGTACGAAGGATTCATCGGCGGACGGAACATGAGCCTCCTGCAAGTTGTTCAACAGATCCCTTGGGTAGCGTGGACAGGTGTTCTTACATTGTGGGGACTATTCATCATGATGGCGTACCTCACCATGCTTTGCCTCGTTAACCTGTTCGGCAGACAATGGGTAGAAAACGAACGCGTCAACTTTCCTCTCCTGCGCGTGCCGCAGTTTTTGAGCGATGCTTTGGACTCCGGTACAATGCGGGAATTTCTGACCAATAAATTCCTGCTCTGGGGCATTGGTATTCCAGTATTTATTCACATGATTAATGGGCTGAGCTACCATTATCCGTCCATTCCTCAACTGCCAATGATCGTACTTGCCGGACAATATTTCCCGAAATATGGGCTCTTTTCCGGTTTCAACAAGCTGCAACTGTTCCTTGTTCCGGCATACATCGGCTTTGCCTTCCTCGCCACACGGCAAATCGCGTTCAGTTTCTGGTTCTTCTATATCTTCGGTGCTCTTTTTATGGGTATCCTGTATGTACTGGGATTCAATGTTCCTCAATCTGCCATGGGCATTAACTTCGGACCAAACCTTGCGCGCCCGGCAGAAGCTATGGTCATGGGCTCTACCCTGATTTTCTTTTTGTTTATTCTCTGGCTCGCACGTGAGCACCTCGTTAATGTTTTTAAATCAGGCTTACGAAATACAGATGTTCATCAAGGCGAAATTATACCTGCAGCATGGTCTTTATGGGGCGCAGTTGCCGGTATCGCAGCCATGATGGTTTGGTGCCGATGGTTCGGTATGTCCATTGGTGGTTCCGTGGTAATGCCTGTCATCTTCTTTGTAATCTTACTGGTTATTTCCCGCGTCATCACTCAAGGCGGGCTGCCACAGTTTATGCTTACTGCTGCACCTTCCGACGGTGTTACCGGTATACTTGGAACCCGCTTCCTTGGCGTAGCTGGTATTGCCCTTACGGCTGTGATGCAAAAAATGATGTTCCTTGATGTTCAAGAATCCCTCATGCCGAACCTTGTGCACGGCAACAAGATTTCCGAAAACACAAAAAGTAAACGGCGCTTCTTCCTTGCGCTGACAATTCTTCTCGCCCTGTGCGTCTGCACCGCATTCTGCTCCATGCTCATTCTTGGATACAAAACAGGACTGCGTGATCTTCAACTCGAAGTTCAATCACAGTCCATATTATCCATCTATGAAAATGCAGGCAGATTAATTGATGCACCACTGAGCGCCAACTCGTGGACCACATCTTTCGCTATCATTGGTGCCATATTCATGGGCGTACTTGTATTTTGCTTCTACAAGTTCCCTTGGTGGCCGCTTCATCCATTAGGTTTTATCGCAGCGTACAGCAAAAGCATGCGCATCCTGTGGGTTTGCTTCTTCCTCGGGTGGCTCTGCAATTATTTGGTACTGCATTACGGGGGCACAGCTCTCTATCGAAAGATTCAGATGGTATTTGTGGGGCTTGTTATCGGTGACATGCTTATGGGCGGCGTATGGGCTATCGTGAGTCTCTTCTCTGGAATTGTGTATCCAGTATTTCCGGTACTTGGGGGATAGGTCATGTATCAAGATAAAGAATTACAAGAATATCGTGATCTACTTCAGCCGCCTACTCAATTTGAAGAAGGCTTTGACTGGAAAACCATAATCGGTGCTGTCTTCATCGGCTTCCTGATGATGCCGGGCAGCATGTACTTGCAGCTCGTTATCGGGCAAGGAATCGGCCCTGCTGCACGTTGGGTAACCATTATTCTCTTTGCAGAAGTAGCCAAGCGCTCATATACCGAATTAAAACAGCAAGAAGTTTTTCTCCTGTTTTACATGGCAGGTGCTGCGCTTGCATCGCCATTTTCCGGTCTTTTATGGAGCCAGTATCTTGTCCAGTCGGACGCGGCCAAGATGCTGGGACTTACAGAATTTATTCCAACGTGGATTGCGCCACAACCCGGCTCAGAAGCACTGGCGGACAGAACATTTTTCCATCAGGATTGGCTCATTCCAATTTTGCTTCTAGCGGGCGCGCAGCTTGTTCAGCGTATTGACCATTTTGGTCTGGGCTACGCTCTCTTCCGTCTTACATCTGATGTGGAAAAACTGCCGTTCCCAATGGCACCGGTTGGTGCATTAGGTACCATGGCTTTAGCAGAATCTACTGAAGACCGTAAATCCGGCTGGAAATGGAGAGTGTTCTCCATAGGCGGGGTAATCGGACTTCTCTTCGGCTTTTTCTATATACTACTTCCGGCGCTTTCCGGCTTACTTTTTGAAGAACCCATACGGCTGATCCCGATACCGTGGATTGAGCTGACACGACATACAGAGTCGATTCTTCCTGCGGTTGCTACCGGCTTCCAGTTTGACCTGACGCTCGTTTTTGTTGGTATGGTTCTTCCGTTCTGGGCAGTCATCGGTGGGCTTGTAGGTCTGCTTGTAACCATTGCCGCAAACCCTTTCCTCTTCGATGCTGGAATTCTTCATCGTTGGAAACCGGGAATGGAAACTGTTGAAACGGTCTTCGCTAACAACTTCGACTTCTACATGTCTTTCGGTATCGGCCTTGGTCTTGCCATTGCGATTATCGGTATCTGGCAGGTTATCCGTTCTTTCAGCTCAAAAAGCGGAAAACTGGACTTTTCAAAACTCTTCAAGCCACCTCCTGGACGTGGTGATATTAACTTCTGGCTTTCAATCGGCATCTATTTCTTCTCAACCATGACCTACATACTCATTTGCCACTGGCTTGTTCCAAGTTTCCCTTGGATTTTCTTTCTCATTTACGGCTTCATCTATACACCGATTGCATCATACATCAGCGCCCGTATGGAAGGTATTGTCGGACAGTTTGTTTCCCTGCCGTTTGTACGTGAGGCAAGCTTCATCGCTGGAGCTAAATATTTTGGCTACAACGGGATAGAAATTTGGTACGCCCCGATTCCTTTGCATAACTATGGTGAAGCAACCGTTCAGTTCCGTGAAATCGAGCTTACCGGTACAAACTTGCGCGGCATTATTAAAGCTGAGTTTGTAGTGTTCCCAATTGTTATTATTGCCTCGCTCATCTTCTCCCAGTTCCTCTGGAGACTGGCACCGATACCTTCGGCAAGTTATCCATATGCCCAAAAGATTTGGCATTTGCAGGCACTGAACTCTCTTCTCCTGCAATCATCAACGCTTGAAGGTAACTCGCTATTCTATCAGGCTCTCAGCTACGCCTATGTTGGCTCCGGTGTCGGACTCGGGATCATTTTGTACGCGTTCCTATCCGTATTCGGGCTCCCCATAATGCTTATTTATGGAGTTGTGCGCGGACTTGGGCAATCTACCCCGCACGGCATTATTCTAGAAGTAGTCGGCGCGTTGCTAGGACGCTATTTCTTCCTAAAAAAATACGGAAAAAAATGGAGGCACTACGCACCAGTTCTACTTGCTGGATTCTCCTGCGGCATGGGGCTCACCGGCATGCTTGCCATGGGTTGCACATTGATTCTGAAGTCCCTAAGCCAACTTGCGTACTAAGGGGAGATTTCATTTGTAACCTCCCCGCACATTCTAGAATCACAACTTGCTAATCTGACACCATAAAAAACAAAAAACCGGAAAATCGACACACGATTTTCCGGTTTATTTTGTCTAACGCTCTGTTATTGACAGAGCATAATCAAAACTTACTATAATAGTATTATCTACTAACCACCACCTCGCCTCTTTTGTCCACATCCGGTGCATAGTGCTTCCTTCACAGAATGGCATTCATCCTGTAAATACAAGCACTGCAACCATGTCGACCCTCAGTTACGTATTCGTTCATCATTTCAATACATAACGTGCGATGTGCTTTTGCTTTAAACAAACAATGTTCATTCTGGTTATTTCTGGTTCTTTTTAGTTATACAGTGTCGTGCTATTTTTCGTACAAAAATTCACATTGTGTAATACTATGAGCAGGAAATAAAAGCGTTGTTCTCACTCGTAGTCACGATACAGTACGACCTTCCTGAATGTTCAGATATAAATCTTCCTGAGGAGATAGCATGGAATTCGATTTGGAATTAGAAACAAAAAGACTTGAACGTAAACTTAAACATATCGCTGGAAAAGGTTTTCTCCCTCAAGCTCTTTTGCAAATCGTAAGCAACACAGCTGTGCTTCAACTTGCAAGCCGTGTTAATGTTTCTGTGCAGCCGCTGCGTCCTCAAGTTACACAGGACATGCACATTCAAGGTGCACCGCTTGTAAACAGAGCTACGTTTACGTATGATCCTAAAGAAACTGCTATTCTCTTTGGAAAATTACTGGCAATGCTGGATAAAGCTGAGGAACCGCTGGCATCTTCTGCTGTTAAAATCCGTGAAGCCATTGAAAAACAAGAATTAAGCATTCAGGAAGCATGTGATGCATTTATTGCAGATGACAATATGTTCTACGCTGACTGGGCTGCCCGTATTCCAGAATCACCGAGCCTCGTACGTTTTCTGGCTCAAGGCAGCCTGACCCCGTCATTACAAGTACAGACAGATCTTTTAAAAGAGCACAGAAGCGACGAAGAACCTTGGCCTCATGGACACTGTCCGCACTGTGGTTCCCAGCCGCTCATCGCTACTTTGAAAGAAAAAGAAGGTCTTAAACACCTCACCTGCTCCTTCTGTCGTCTTGAGTACCGTGCAAAACGCTTACAGTGTGCTTTTTGTGGTGAAGAAGGCCACGATAAGCTTGAATACTTTAAAGCTGACGGCGAACCGGGGTACGAAGTACATGTATGTAAAACATGCACCTGTTATATCAAAGTTAGCGATTTCCGCGAATTTGACCGGGTGAGCATCCCAGTCCTTGATGATCTTGAATCTCTCACTCTTGACATTCTAGCACGTAAACAAGGATACGCTCGCCCTACACTCTCAGCATGGGGGTTCTAATGCCAAAAAATGAAACTCGTTGTAGCTGCGAACCAAAACCAATTACGGTTACGCAGTATAAAGACGGCCAGTGGGCTGTGCATCCTGACGTCGTAAGTATTGAAGTACCCATCAAACTGAACTTCAACGGTGAACAGCACATGCTATGGGCATGGCCGGAGCACCTTGAAGATTTGGTAGCAGGTCATGCTCTACTCGACCTTGGTGGCGGTAGTGTCAAAACTACGGTTGAAAAGGTCAGTGAAGGCGAATTTACCGTGACCACTGGTGATGCCATTGAAAACGACCTTGAGCCGGGTAAACTTCACGGTTCAGAAATGCTCGGAGCAATGGCTACCTTTATTGCAGAAGAGGGCCAATGGCATGGCACTGGTTGTTTCCACCGTGCCGGTGTGTACAATGCCAGTACACACACCATGCTCCACCGCACAGAGGATATCGGACGTCACAACTGCGTTGACCGCCTTGCCGGATGGGCAAGCCGTACAGAAACACCGTTGTCCGGTCTCGTACTCATGGTCTCTGCCCGAGTAACAGCTAGTCTGTGCGCCAAGGCCATCCGTGCCGGATACAAGTTTATTATCAGCCGTTCCGCTGTAACAAGTGCTTCTATCGCAATGGCAGAAGAACACGGTGTTACACTGGTAGGCTTTGCTCGAGATCAAGAAAAACGCTTTACCGTTTTTCACGATTTACAGACTCCGAGGGTCCTTACCTAATGCATAAAGACGGTTCTGATAATCTCACCGGAATCGTTCTTGCTGGTGGATTAAGCTCCCGCATGGGTCATGATAAGACTCGCATTCATGCGCATGGAGATTCCGAACCTGATTTGCTTGTGTACACATGCAAGCTGCTTGAATCAGTGTGCTCAGAGGTCTGGATTTCCAGTAGGGATGTCAGGCCGCACGCGGACGGGTATCTCTGGGTTAAAGATGAAATTGAAGGCAAAGGGCCTATAG
It contains:
- a CDS encoding FtsX-like permease family protein translates to MTPPTKALFNDKFELTPIDFPRFWISHQKAVELFGDLDALYDQTMAQNQEIKVTVSANVQWVQAEGENVWAFIPGTGEDADKDYMLVEAFYDTGAFVPEHAPGADESTSIATLLSIAERLGDNPPKESVLLLATSGHSQSNAGMRSFASLLAQSLGNIKKLSTGLAQKASDTRDTIAILNNPNLLDTPQSLSTYSPRECELLRLALDSVSKTQADMYTREVSQLRLAATGSEEDNSRIKELAAKRLELRNLLWLSSKQQATRPIPPEELTILRSLLSLATAEQQERFADLVIRLRSAESKRLLKEAIGERTLQAGFGLYLSTHSSGVGGFTRGYLYELKASINRTSFFGPLSEMVTEHAKKLPNYDELWQDSLHPTPTTPWQSYLPDNPKFSSEVLAIAGFPMISLASLHDFRPLWGTPYDVLEATDQEYALIQNEFITSLITTIANNPLPVIDRGRNGSATLGGSVNLQRQGEPFPDKPAVGTLVLAYQGPTRFYSMVNTDGSFDLPGLATSQFTVHKAVIEAYKINPETGLAVWAVDKPTTGKSNYRVKMRRNNMGTQLTMFDCAQTTLFNLLDARTLAYLYRTEIIDARTETSPLRFWYSRLDTRSSTLGTFFLEPEVPFKLTLSDTVLGKKVLLLNNTPEDPLGKGYLISEWPVIPFTEYHAAKDMWTLLIPRIANLESKGIHNERISSLYSQAQLLLKQADEYYTQKDWVGLLNTSRASLATASLVYNDIEGTQRDVLSGVLFYIALFVPFAYCLERLLFGYASIYKRILAFLGLLTATILVVYFVHPAFQLTYSPLIVILAFFIIGLSFLVSMIIFLRFEREIKNFQEQSHNIRVSEANKSATFTAAMAIGVSNLRRRPLRTALTIATLTILTFTIMNFTSTKSIRTAGWVEFSNSAPYYGLLLKNPNWRDMPVETLQITTDLFGAEGILSPRVWLEIQDKTRAPFLPVEYNGKESVARALIGLAPSETEMSTISKHLISGSWFEESDQHAIILPEEIATQLGITYIGAIAPEVLFWGIPYTVRGIIKNKALAESKDLDGEPITPIIYPNIAASDLSDTEAEALNRGEDLLRYESRYEHISGARTVIIPARTLLSEGGSLKAVAIKTGKDKPDDVNHGLLNLGYRFGMLIFSGTTSGTYLYYASNFISYSGLSTILIPIGIAVLIVLNTMIGSVYERRGEIGVYTSVGLAPSHVAFLFVAESLAFAVISAVFGYLIAQTVSGFMSGTELWAGMTANYSSTAGVMAMLLIIIVVLISSIYPSRIASEIAIPDVTRAWKLPKPEGDVMRIELPFLVRSSEQAFAGGFLYEYYHGHADISHGDFSTEDITCSFLPPDDLVEKGLIPDAVQQDAAGDACLTFDFKTWLAPFDFGVRQNVQLIMCPSESHHGFKEIHVILTREAGEKRVWQNLNKPFLHGLRKQLLVWRSIEKGSRKSYEDDFKTAFAETGKEIPHTAMETKGDSA
- a CDS encoding DUF6785 family protein — protein: MNTLRLPALAFAILLGILMCAAGPFNTAWLGGTPLGGGHFPLAPFFISFFLFIGTAIIATSTNTKPILNGTEQLVTWLFMVIGIGIGYSGLAESFFLNITAPVYYQTGGYGWVKTLTPYLPDSWYMNDPSVVKPLYEGFIGGRNMSLLQVVQQIPWVAWTGVLTLWGLFIMMAYLTMLCLVNLFGRQWVENERVNFPLLRVPQFLSDALDSGTMREFLTNKFLLWGIGIPVFIHMINGLSYHYPSIPQLPMIVLAGQYFPKYGLFSGFNKLQLFLVPAYIGFAFLATRQIAFSFWFFYIFGALFMGILYVLGFNVPQSAMGINFGPNLARPAEAMVMGSTLIFFLFILWLAREHLVNVFKSGLRNTDVHQGEIIPAAWSLWGAVAGIAAMMVWCRWFGMSIGGSVVMPVIFFVILLVISRVITQGGLPQFMLTAAPSDGVTGILGTRFLGVAGIALTAVMQKMMFLDVQESLMPNLVHGNKISENTKSKRRFFLALTILLALCVCTAFCSMLILGYKTGLRDLQLEVQSQSILSIYENAGRLIDAPLSANSWTTSFAIIGAIFMGVLVFCFYKFPWWPLHPLGFIAAYSKSMRILWVCFFLGWLCNYLVLHYGGTALYRKIQMVFVGLVIGDMLMGGVWAIVSLFSGIVYPVFPVLGG
- a CDS encoding peptide transporter; the encoded protein is MYQDKELQEYRDLLQPPTQFEEGFDWKTIIGAVFIGFLMMPGSMYLQLVIGQGIGPAARWVTIILFAEVAKRSYTELKQQEVFLLFYMAGAALASPFSGLLWSQYLVQSDAAKMLGLTEFIPTWIAPQPGSEALADRTFFHQDWLIPILLLAGAQLVQRIDHFGLGYALFRLTSDVEKLPFPMAPVGALGTMALAESTEDRKSGWKWRVFSIGGVIGLLFGFFYILLPALSGLLFEEPIRLIPIPWIELTRHTESILPAVATGFQFDLTLVFVGMVLPFWAVIGGLVGLLVTIAANPFLFDAGILHRWKPGMETVETVFANNFDFYMSFGIGLGLAIAIIGIWQVIRSFSSKSGKLDFSKLFKPPPGRGDINFWLSIGIYFFSTMTYILICHWLVPSFPWIFFLIYGFIYTPIASYISARMEGIVGQFVSLPFVREASFIAGAKYFGYNGIEIWYAPIPLHNYGEATVQFREIELTGTNLRGIIKAEFVVFPIVIIASLIFSQFLWRLAPIPSASYPYAQKIWHLQALNSLLLQSSTLEGNSLFYQALSYAYVGSGVGLGIILYAFLSVFGLPIMLIYGVVRGLGQSTPHGIILEVVGALLGRYFFLKKYGKKWRHYAPVLLAGFSCGMGLTGMLAMGCTLILKSLSQLAY
- a CDS encoding formate dehydrogenase accessory protein FdhE, yielding MEFDLELETKRLERKLKHIAGKGFLPQALLQIVSNTAVLQLASRVNVSVQPLRPQVTQDMHIQGAPLVNRATFTYDPKETAILFGKLLAMLDKAEEPLASSAVKIREAIEKQELSIQEACDAFIADDNMFYADWAARIPESPSLVRFLAQGSLTPSLQVQTDLLKEHRSDEEPWPHGHCPHCGSQPLIATLKEKEGLKHLTCSFCRLEYRAKRLQCAFCGEEGHDKLEYFKADGEPGYEVHVCKTCTCYIKVSDFREFDRVSIPVLDDLESLTLDILARKQGYARPTLSAWGF
- a CDS encoding formate dehydrogenase accessory sulfurtransferase FdhD, translating into MPKNETRCSCEPKPITVTQYKDGQWAVHPDVVSIEVPIKLNFNGEQHMLWAWPEHLEDLVAGHALLDLGGGSVKTTVEKVSEGEFTVTTGDAIENDLEPGKLHGSEMLGAMATFIAEEGQWHGTGCFHRAGVYNASTHTMLHRTEDIGRHNCVDRLAGWASRTETPLSGLVLMVSARVTASLCAKAIRAGYKFIISRSAVTSASIAMAEEHGVTLVGFARDQEKRFTVFHDLQTPRVLT